In Myxocyprinus asiaticus isolate MX2 ecotype Aquarium Trade chromosome 8, UBuf_Myxa_2, whole genome shotgun sequence, a single genomic region encodes these proteins:
- the LOC127444829 gene encoding zinc finger protein 654-like isoform X2: MAEEDSELELDRVTKELESLLKTNADDERGLQSKTYCERFCELVVEQTGHWQVPLPQLQVLQSALCSFVQGTASFPPDCEHVRYTLSSLALSVFELLLFFGRDEFVEHPLKDILDSFQVRHIIKDGGPWASPVLQAILKDSEIPQEDVERYLGSEVYVFFELRVRYLVACERLPEAIALAKRCSQHSVAGRHLYFMQAYLTCLWRASLHERLHKEMADIDGKDAVEILCMAENEQKDETVLMLSKGFLSQQLQRGDMYYLWDLVFIWSRLYLRMNASKQAFLEECRIMIQSVTNLKAIFPFMKVILAELGKVGLGVCIELCARALQIDLKNDPVTKSLIYRTIAYLLPNDLEVCRACALLVFFLERTVESYKTVFLLYSHPDQQYHADTSPVGNNVRFEILQILKKGLYFDPEFWSLLNIEKNCLKLMSDKVAEAALCEIMQKDKWVPSYCMKGHCQCHTDDTNRTVRSVEKPTNKNGKEGENVKMQTNSASGEASSKPPGKKRGRKPGTRLVKVSEACPVRHSFRQVDLAKDHVRQLNSRHQRFLARQAEGKSLKRRGRKPQWLLEELAVQAENSVPRQGKKPGRKPKQLNVLMDISVEEPVSEITMSLSYPDNEVDLFSDVQASLSSTDTPHLTESSSVKSKTEEVLKWSCDSATSLIDLLSAESTPCSKKDLRVKEELVFWEQGLSMVRKFHTYSRAAEVEGIAVDLFSSDKEVKPDHNKSKQEKLLQSSELQNEPAESPRAATKVETLGEIEATQIPATNLETSTPVEVTLGPNEEIIVEQKANPGLPSQQAADTKCPDNTVSPAEIITVGPPPEVTLLNAADTTPISDSMPENNTGHHEDAPVLTKVMNVPENTPSTCSETQFAAPSETMPENTEEPVVQQTSEETLHNTHADFDSLVSDLNPPSDGSPQLSFNCSICNKETKYHCILRHALWHYRIDKKCMFCHKCYTHGRRPSRHIKMHIEALRKSNGLFKENICESIADLPETAMQYAQTTILKHVKKPVQNKFRNIKMRLNCSLEIAQLHKEWDSSESKVRLRTRLAKHSDPPSTLEERKEKVCRKKRRRLRMVLPGRSQSTDENKKLFRMKLARKKAKTMQVPTPEEDDSNTKVISAHRINGLIRKRRKIKSVQEANISDEKAQTSLTQGSREQRMENVQCTESCATHNDVKTESENVGIHYHNHKDMIGEKIEVKYEDKITLNSVWAKKIIPADHKEDVVAVKRRKIMNGEDDGSVKKEHKEETTTTKETTSTKETNAFSQKNGIETKPKQLSTPFQGNRTRASTEVRCPVEICTFTAKSILVLSHVLSHHHGDKKALVFFFHFAKEKCLYCSRKIFNTQHFFDHVICHKGELKFPCYHQGCKERYKTRMELSEHMVGHNPLRAMCCFPGCSMQVESISHLYRHEKIHYRLDTNLEQNTVPKITECIAPLSQEYGMEVKPESTTNSSNGLLVQGAGPSSANQDADGKPLVLNKGSVSYSSRDHSLVNGHGDCDKDVPPKPFNAAIKEQEPTGKPTTQKYIRPLPSSYLDESYISMPKRWKEPHMNSKLLGSVTKAVASSMKQRCSRCFESFSSEEELQSHKDKCTSLFGFDSDDESTS, translated from the exons AATGCAGACGACGAACGCGGGCTCCAGAGCAAGACGTACTGTGAAAGATTTTGCGAG TTGGTTGTGGAGCAAACAGGGCATTGGCAGGTTCCTCTTCCCCAGCTCCAGGTGTTGCAGAGTGCCCTGTGCTCTTTTGTCCAGGGTACAGCATCCTTTCCCCCTGACTGTGAGCATGTGCGCTACACCCTGAGTAGCCTGGCTCT GAGTGTTTTTGAACTGCTGTTGTTCTTTGGAAGAGATGAATTTGTCGAGCATCCTTTAAAAGATATTCTAGACTCATTTCAG GTCAGGCATATTATCAAAGATGGGGGTCCTTGGGCAAGCCCAGTACTTCAGGCCATTCTCAAGGATTCAGAGATACCACAAGAGGATG TGGAAAGATATCTAGGCTCAGAAGTTTATGTTTTCTTTGAGCTGCGTGTACGTTACCTGGTAGCCTGTGAGAGGCTTCCGGAGGCCATAGCACTGGCAAAGAGATGCAGCCAGCACTCTGTTGCAGGGAGGCATCTCTACTTCATGCAAGCTTACCTCACTTGCCTTTGGAGAGCTTCTCTCCATGAACGCTTGCACAAGGAG ATGGCTGATATTGATGGGAAGGATGCTGTAGAGATACTCTGCATGGCAGAGAATGAGCAGAAAGATGAGACTGTTTTGATGCTGAGTAAAGGCTTTCTCTCTCAGCAGCTCCAGAGAGGAGACATGTACTACCTTTG GGATTTGGTCTTTATATGGAGCAGACTTTACCTGCGAATGAATGCCTCAAAGCAGGCATTTCTAGAGGAATGCAGAATAATGATTCAGTCAGTCACCAACTTAAAAGCAATTTTCCCATTTATGAAGGTGATTTTGGCAGAG CTAGGAAAAGTTGGCTTGGGGGTTTGTATAGAGCTTTGTGCACGAGCCTTGCAGATTGACCTAAAGAATGATCCAGTCACCAAGTCCCTCATCTACAGAACCATTGCATATCTACTCCCTAATGACCTTGAAGTCTGTAGGGCTTGTGCGCTGCTGGTGTTCTTCCTAGAACGAACTGTTGAATCGTACAAGACTGTATTCCTCTTATACTCTCACCCCGATCAACAGTACCATGCAGATACCAGTCCTGTTGGAAATAATGTTCGCTTTGAGATTCTCCAGATCCTGAAGAAAGGCCTGTACTTTGACCCTGAGTTCTGGAGCCTTCTCAATATTGAGAAAAACTGTCTAAAGCTAATGAGTGATAAGGTTGCTGAAGCAGCCTTGTGTGAAATCATGCAAAAGGACAAGTGGGTGCCAAGCTACTGTATGAAAGGACATTGTCAGTGTCACACTGATGACACAAACAGGACTGTCAGAAGTGTAGAAAAGCCTACcaacaaaaatggcaaagaaggagagaatgtgaaaatgcagaCTAATTCTGCCTCAGGTGAAGCATCCTCTAAACCTCCTGGCAAAAAGAGGGGAAGGAAGCCAGGGACACGCCTTGTGAAAGTTTCAGAGGCCTGTCCAGTTCGACATTCTTTTAGACAAGTGGACTTGGCAAAGGATCATGTCAGACAACTTAATAGCAGGCATCAGAGATTCCTTGCCCGGCAGGCAGAGGGGAAGTCTCTGAAACGCAGGGGTAGGAAACCACAATGGCTTTTGGAAGAGTTAGCTGTCCAGGCAGAAAACAGTGTACCCAGACAAGGCAAAAAACCGGGAAGGAAACCAAAGCAGTTAAATGTTTTGATGGATATTTCAGTTGAGGAACCAGTCAGTGAAATCACAATGAGCCTTTCTTACCCTGATAATGAAGTTGACCTCTTTTCTGATGTTCAGGCTTCATTGTCTTCCACAGACACCCCTCACTTGACTGAAAGCAGTTCTGTGAAAAGCAAAACTGAAGAGGTTCTGAAATGGTCTTGTGACAGTGCTACGTCTCTTATTGATTTACTATCAGCTGAATCTACTCCATGTAGCAAAAAAGACTTGAGGGTCAAGGAGGAGCTTGTTTTCTGGGAGCAAGGCCTTTCAATGGTTCGAAAATTCCATACATATTCAAGAGCGGCTGAAGTTGAAGGAATAGCAGTTGACCTTTTTAGCAGTGATAAAGAGGTTAAGCCAGACCATAATAAATCCAAGCAAGAAAAACTGTTGCAGTCTTCAGAGCTACAGAATGAACCTGCTGAGAGCCCTAGAGCTGCCACAAAGGTTGAAACTTTAGGAGAGATTGAGGCTACACAAATCCCAGCTACAAATCTAGAGACCTCCACTCCTGTTGAAGTCACTCTTGGGCCAAATGAAGAAATCATTGTAGAGCAAAAAGCTAATCCTGGATTACCAAGTCAACAAGCTGCTGATACCAAATGTCCAGACAACACCGTTAGTCCTGCTGAAATTATTACTGTTGGTCCTCCACCAGAAGTGACCTTACTTAACGCAGCTGACACCACTCCTATATCCGATAGTATGCCAGAGAACAACACAGGTCATCATGAGGATGCTCCTGTTCTTACTAAAGTGATGAACGTCCCTGAAAATACACCTTCGACTTGTAGTGAAACTCAGTTTGCTGCTCCCTCTGAAACTATGCCTGAGAATACAGAGGAGCCAGTGGTGCAACAAACATCTGAGGAGACGTTACATAACACTCATGCAGATTTTGATAGTCTAGTCTCTGACCTCAACCCCCCAAGTGATGGAAGTCCCCAGCTTTCTTTTAACTGCAGCATTTGCAATAAAGAAACCAAATACCATTGTATTCTACGGCATGCACTGTGGCATTATCGGATTGACAAAAAGTGCATGTTTTGTCACAAATGCTACACTCATGGGCGCAGACCATCACGtcatattaaaatgcacattgaAGCACTGAGAAAATCCAATgggctttttaaagaaaatatttgcgAGAGTATTGCTGACCTACCTGAGACAGCAATGCAATATGCCCAGACAACAATtcttaaacatgttaaaaaaccAGTGCAGAATAAGTTCAGGAATATTAAAATGAGGTTAAACTGTAGTTTGGAAATTGCACAATTGCATAAGGAATGGGACAGTTCAGAGTCTAAGGTAAGATTGCGGACAAGGTTAGCAAAACATTCAGATCCCCCAAGTACAttggaagaaagaaaagagaaggtTTGCCGGAAGAAGAGAAGGCGTTTAAGGATGGTTTTGCCAGGGAGGTCTCAGTCCACAGATGAGAACAAGAAATTGTTTAGGATGAAATTAGCAAGGAAGAAAGCAAAAACTATGCAAGTACCAACACCAGAGGAAGACGATTCTAATACCAAGGTCATCTCAGCTCACAGGATAAATGGATTGatcagaaaaagaagaaaaattaaaAGTGTGCAAGAGGCAAATATCTCAGATGAGAAAGCTCAGACATCTTTAACACAGGGCAGCAGAGAGCAGAGAATGGAGAATGTCCAATGTACAGAAAGTTGTGCAACCCACAATGATGTCAAGACTGAATCTGAGAATGTAGGGATACATTACCATAATCACAAAGACATGATTGGGGAAAAAATAGAAGTAAAATATGAAGACAAAATTACCCTGAACTCTGTTTGGGCAAAAAAGATCATACCTGCAGATCATAAAGAGGATGTTGTAGCTGTAAAAAGAAGGAAGATAATGAATGGTGAGGATGATGGTTCTGTGAAGAAAGAACACAAAGAAGAAACTACAACAACCAAGGAAACAACATCAACAAAGGAAACAAATGCTTTTAGTCAGAAAAATGGCATTGAGACAAAGCCTAAACAGTTATCCACTCCATTCCAGGGAAACAGAACAAGAGCATCTACAGAGGTCAGATGCCCTGTGGAGATTTGTACGTTTACTGCAAAGTCAATCCTTGTCctttcacatgtgttgtcacacCACCATGGTGACAAGAAGGCACTTGtgttcttttttcattttgcCAAGGAAAAATGTCTTTACTGCAGCAGGAAGATATTTAACACACAGCATTTCTTTGACCATGTGATTTGCCACAAAGGTGAGCTAAAGTTCCCATGTTACCATCAAGGCTGCAAGGAGAGGTACAAAACACGTATGGAGCTTTCAGAACACATGGTAGGCCATAATCCTTTGCGAGCAATGTGCTGCTTTCCTGGTTGCTCTATGCAAGTTGAAAGTATTTCACACCTGTATAGACATGAAAAAATTCATTACCGACTCGATACAAATTTGGAACAAAATACAGTGCCCAAGATAACTGAATGCATAGCTCCTCTAAGTCAGGAATATGGTATGGAGGTGAAGCCAGAGTCAACAACAAATTCTTCAAATGGTCTCCTAGTTCAGGGAGCAGGTCCTTCCTCTGCAAATCAAGATGCTGATGGGAAACCTTTGGTCCTAAATAAAGGGTCTGTAAGCTATAGTAGCAGAGACCATAGTCTTGTTAATGGGCATGGTGATTGTGACAAAGATGTTCCACCCAAACCTTTCAATGCAGCCATCAAGGAGCAAGAACCAACAGGAAAACCTACAACTCAAAAATACATTCGACCTCTTCCCTCTTCTTATCTGGATGAGTCTTACATTAGCATGCCAAAACGCTGGAAGGAACCCCACATGAACTCTAAGTTACTGGGCTCTGTGACTAAAGCAGTAGCAAGCTCTATGAAGCAGCGTTGTTCTCGTTGTTTTGAGTCTTTCAGCAGTGAGGAAGAGCTGCAATCACACAAGGACAAATGCACATCTCTCTTTGGCTTTGATTCGGATGATGAAA GTACCTCCTGA
- the LOC127444829 gene encoding zinc finger protein 654-like isoform X1: protein MAEEDSELELDRVTKELESLLKTNADDERGLQSKTYCERFCELVVEQTGHWQVPLPQLQVLQSALCSFVQGTASFPPDCEHVRYTLSSLALSVFELLLFFGRDEFVEHPLKDILDSFQECYANLVRHQNVYLLQVRHIIKDGGPWASPVLQAILKDSEIPQEDVERYLGSEVYVFFELRVRYLVACERLPEAIALAKRCSQHSVAGRHLYFMQAYLTCLWRASLHERLHKEMADIDGKDAVEILCMAENEQKDETVLMLSKGFLSQQLQRGDMYYLWDLVFIWSRLYLRMNASKQAFLEECRIMIQSVTNLKAIFPFMKVILAELGKVGLGVCIELCARALQIDLKNDPVTKSLIYRTIAYLLPNDLEVCRACALLVFFLERTVESYKTVFLLYSHPDQQYHADTSPVGNNVRFEILQILKKGLYFDPEFWSLLNIEKNCLKLMSDKVAEAALCEIMQKDKWVPSYCMKGHCQCHTDDTNRTVRSVEKPTNKNGKEGENVKMQTNSASGEASSKPPGKKRGRKPGTRLVKVSEACPVRHSFRQVDLAKDHVRQLNSRHQRFLARQAEGKSLKRRGRKPQWLLEELAVQAENSVPRQGKKPGRKPKQLNVLMDISVEEPVSEITMSLSYPDNEVDLFSDVQASLSSTDTPHLTESSSVKSKTEEVLKWSCDSATSLIDLLSAESTPCSKKDLRVKEELVFWEQGLSMVRKFHTYSRAAEVEGIAVDLFSSDKEVKPDHNKSKQEKLLQSSELQNEPAESPRAATKVETLGEIEATQIPATNLETSTPVEVTLGPNEEIIVEQKANPGLPSQQAADTKCPDNTVSPAEIITVGPPPEVTLLNAADTTPISDSMPENNTGHHEDAPVLTKVMNVPENTPSTCSETQFAAPSETMPENTEEPVVQQTSEETLHNTHADFDSLVSDLNPPSDGSPQLSFNCSICNKETKYHCILRHALWHYRIDKKCMFCHKCYTHGRRPSRHIKMHIEALRKSNGLFKENICESIADLPETAMQYAQTTILKHVKKPVQNKFRNIKMRLNCSLEIAQLHKEWDSSESKVRLRTRLAKHSDPPSTLEERKEKVCRKKRRRLRMVLPGRSQSTDENKKLFRMKLARKKAKTMQVPTPEEDDSNTKVISAHRINGLIRKRRKIKSVQEANISDEKAQTSLTQGSREQRMENVQCTESCATHNDVKTESENVGIHYHNHKDMIGEKIEVKYEDKITLNSVWAKKIIPADHKEDVVAVKRRKIMNGEDDGSVKKEHKEETTTTKETTSTKETNAFSQKNGIETKPKQLSTPFQGNRTRASTEVRCPVEICTFTAKSILVLSHVLSHHHGDKKALVFFFHFAKEKCLYCSRKIFNTQHFFDHVICHKGELKFPCYHQGCKERYKTRMELSEHMVGHNPLRAMCCFPGCSMQVESISHLYRHEKIHYRLDTNLEQNTVPKITECIAPLSQEYGMEVKPESTTNSSNGLLVQGAGPSSANQDADGKPLVLNKGSVSYSSRDHSLVNGHGDCDKDVPPKPFNAAIKEQEPTGKPTTQKYIRPLPSSYLDESYISMPKRWKEPHMNSKLLGSVTKAVASSMKQRCSRCFESFSSEEELQSHKDKCTSLFGFDSDDESTS from the exons AATGCAGACGACGAACGCGGGCTCCAGAGCAAGACGTACTGTGAAAGATTTTGCGAG TTGGTTGTGGAGCAAACAGGGCATTGGCAGGTTCCTCTTCCCCAGCTCCAGGTGTTGCAGAGTGCCCTGTGCTCTTTTGTCCAGGGTACAGCATCCTTTCCCCCTGACTGTGAGCATGTGCGCTACACCCTGAGTAGCCTGGCTCT GAGTGTTTTTGAACTGCTGTTGTTCTTTGGAAGAGATGAATTTGTCGAGCATCCTTTAAAAGATATTCTAGACTCATTTCAG GAATGCTACGCGAACCTTGTAAGGCACCAGAATGTGTACCTTCTGCAGGTCAGGCATATTATCAAAGATGGGGGTCCTTGGGCAAGCCCAGTACTTCAGGCCATTCTCAAGGATTCAGAGATACCACAAGAGGATG TGGAAAGATATCTAGGCTCAGAAGTTTATGTTTTCTTTGAGCTGCGTGTACGTTACCTGGTAGCCTGTGAGAGGCTTCCGGAGGCCATAGCACTGGCAAAGAGATGCAGCCAGCACTCTGTTGCAGGGAGGCATCTCTACTTCATGCAAGCTTACCTCACTTGCCTTTGGAGAGCTTCTCTCCATGAACGCTTGCACAAGGAG ATGGCTGATATTGATGGGAAGGATGCTGTAGAGATACTCTGCATGGCAGAGAATGAGCAGAAAGATGAGACTGTTTTGATGCTGAGTAAAGGCTTTCTCTCTCAGCAGCTCCAGAGAGGAGACATGTACTACCTTTG GGATTTGGTCTTTATATGGAGCAGACTTTACCTGCGAATGAATGCCTCAAAGCAGGCATTTCTAGAGGAATGCAGAATAATGATTCAGTCAGTCACCAACTTAAAAGCAATTTTCCCATTTATGAAGGTGATTTTGGCAGAG CTAGGAAAAGTTGGCTTGGGGGTTTGTATAGAGCTTTGTGCACGAGCCTTGCAGATTGACCTAAAGAATGATCCAGTCACCAAGTCCCTCATCTACAGAACCATTGCATATCTACTCCCTAATGACCTTGAAGTCTGTAGGGCTTGTGCGCTGCTGGTGTTCTTCCTAGAACGAACTGTTGAATCGTACAAGACTGTATTCCTCTTATACTCTCACCCCGATCAACAGTACCATGCAGATACCAGTCCTGTTGGAAATAATGTTCGCTTTGAGATTCTCCAGATCCTGAAGAAAGGCCTGTACTTTGACCCTGAGTTCTGGAGCCTTCTCAATATTGAGAAAAACTGTCTAAAGCTAATGAGTGATAAGGTTGCTGAAGCAGCCTTGTGTGAAATCATGCAAAAGGACAAGTGGGTGCCAAGCTACTGTATGAAAGGACATTGTCAGTGTCACACTGATGACACAAACAGGACTGTCAGAAGTGTAGAAAAGCCTACcaacaaaaatggcaaagaaggagagaatgtgaaaatgcagaCTAATTCTGCCTCAGGTGAAGCATCCTCTAAACCTCCTGGCAAAAAGAGGGGAAGGAAGCCAGGGACACGCCTTGTGAAAGTTTCAGAGGCCTGTCCAGTTCGACATTCTTTTAGACAAGTGGACTTGGCAAAGGATCATGTCAGACAACTTAATAGCAGGCATCAGAGATTCCTTGCCCGGCAGGCAGAGGGGAAGTCTCTGAAACGCAGGGGTAGGAAACCACAATGGCTTTTGGAAGAGTTAGCTGTCCAGGCAGAAAACAGTGTACCCAGACAAGGCAAAAAACCGGGAAGGAAACCAAAGCAGTTAAATGTTTTGATGGATATTTCAGTTGAGGAACCAGTCAGTGAAATCACAATGAGCCTTTCTTACCCTGATAATGAAGTTGACCTCTTTTCTGATGTTCAGGCTTCATTGTCTTCCACAGACACCCCTCACTTGACTGAAAGCAGTTCTGTGAAAAGCAAAACTGAAGAGGTTCTGAAATGGTCTTGTGACAGTGCTACGTCTCTTATTGATTTACTATCAGCTGAATCTACTCCATGTAGCAAAAAAGACTTGAGGGTCAAGGAGGAGCTTGTTTTCTGGGAGCAAGGCCTTTCAATGGTTCGAAAATTCCATACATATTCAAGAGCGGCTGAAGTTGAAGGAATAGCAGTTGACCTTTTTAGCAGTGATAAAGAGGTTAAGCCAGACCATAATAAATCCAAGCAAGAAAAACTGTTGCAGTCTTCAGAGCTACAGAATGAACCTGCTGAGAGCCCTAGAGCTGCCACAAAGGTTGAAACTTTAGGAGAGATTGAGGCTACACAAATCCCAGCTACAAATCTAGAGACCTCCACTCCTGTTGAAGTCACTCTTGGGCCAAATGAAGAAATCATTGTAGAGCAAAAAGCTAATCCTGGATTACCAAGTCAACAAGCTGCTGATACCAAATGTCCAGACAACACCGTTAGTCCTGCTGAAATTATTACTGTTGGTCCTCCACCAGAAGTGACCTTACTTAACGCAGCTGACACCACTCCTATATCCGATAGTATGCCAGAGAACAACACAGGTCATCATGAGGATGCTCCTGTTCTTACTAAAGTGATGAACGTCCCTGAAAATACACCTTCGACTTGTAGTGAAACTCAGTTTGCTGCTCCCTCTGAAACTATGCCTGAGAATACAGAGGAGCCAGTGGTGCAACAAACATCTGAGGAGACGTTACATAACACTCATGCAGATTTTGATAGTCTAGTCTCTGACCTCAACCCCCCAAGTGATGGAAGTCCCCAGCTTTCTTTTAACTGCAGCATTTGCAATAAAGAAACCAAATACCATTGTATTCTACGGCATGCACTGTGGCATTATCGGATTGACAAAAAGTGCATGTTTTGTCACAAATGCTACACTCATGGGCGCAGACCATCACGtcatattaaaatgcacattgaAGCACTGAGAAAATCCAATgggctttttaaagaaaatatttgcgAGAGTATTGCTGACCTACCTGAGACAGCAATGCAATATGCCCAGACAACAATtcttaaacatgttaaaaaaccAGTGCAGAATAAGTTCAGGAATATTAAAATGAGGTTAAACTGTAGTTTGGAAATTGCACAATTGCATAAGGAATGGGACAGTTCAGAGTCTAAGGTAAGATTGCGGACAAGGTTAGCAAAACATTCAGATCCCCCAAGTACAttggaagaaagaaaagagaaggtTTGCCGGAAGAAGAGAAGGCGTTTAAGGATGGTTTTGCCAGGGAGGTCTCAGTCCACAGATGAGAACAAGAAATTGTTTAGGATGAAATTAGCAAGGAAGAAAGCAAAAACTATGCAAGTACCAACACCAGAGGAAGACGATTCTAATACCAAGGTCATCTCAGCTCACAGGATAAATGGATTGatcagaaaaagaagaaaaattaaaAGTGTGCAAGAGGCAAATATCTCAGATGAGAAAGCTCAGACATCTTTAACACAGGGCAGCAGAGAGCAGAGAATGGAGAATGTCCAATGTACAGAAAGTTGTGCAACCCACAATGATGTCAAGACTGAATCTGAGAATGTAGGGATACATTACCATAATCACAAAGACATGATTGGGGAAAAAATAGAAGTAAAATATGAAGACAAAATTACCCTGAACTCTGTTTGGGCAAAAAAGATCATACCTGCAGATCATAAAGAGGATGTTGTAGCTGTAAAAAGAAGGAAGATAATGAATGGTGAGGATGATGGTTCTGTGAAGAAAGAACACAAAGAAGAAACTACAACAACCAAGGAAACAACATCAACAAAGGAAACAAATGCTTTTAGTCAGAAAAATGGCATTGAGACAAAGCCTAAACAGTTATCCACTCCATTCCAGGGAAACAGAACAAGAGCATCTACAGAGGTCAGATGCCCTGTGGAGATTTGTACGTTTACTGCAAAGTCAATCCTTGTCctttcacatgtgttgtcacacCACCATGGTGACAAGAAGGCACTTGtgttcttttttcattttgcCAAGGAAAAATGTCTTTACTGCAGCAGGAAGATATTTAACACACAGCATTTCTTTGACCATGTGATTTGCCACAAAGGTGAGCTAAAGTTCCCATGTTACCATCAAGGCTGCAAGGAGAGGTACAAAACACGTATGGAGCTTTCAGAACACATGGTAGGCCATAATCCTTTGCGAGCAATGTGCTGCTTTCCTGGTTGCTCTATGCAAGTTGAAAGTATTTCACACCTGTATAGACATGAAAAAATTCATTACCGACTCGATACAAATTTGGAACAAAATACAGTGCCCAAGATAACTGAATGCATAGCTCCTCTAAGTCAGGAATATGGTATGGAGGTGAAGCCAGAGTCAACAACAAATTCTTCAAATGGTCTCCTAGTTCAGGGAGCAGGTCCTTCCTCTGCAAATCAAGATGCTGATGGGAAACCTTTGGTCCTAAATAAAGGGTCTGTAAGCTATAGTAGCAGAGACCATAGTCTTGTTAATGGGCATGGTGATTGTGACAAAGATGTTCCACCCAAACCTTTCAATGCAGCCATCAAGGAGCAAGAACCAACAGGAAAACCTACAACTCAAAAATACATTCGACCTCTTCCCTCTTCTTATCTGGATGAGTCTTACATTAGCATGCCAAAACGCTGGAAGGAACCCCACATGAACTCTAAGTTACTGGGCTCTGTGACTAAAGCAGTAGCAAGCTCTATGAAGCAGCGTTGTTCTCGTTGTTTTGAGTCTTTCAGCAGTGAGGAAGAGCTGCAATCACACAAGGACAAATGCACATCTCTCTTTGGCTTTGATTCGGATGATGAAA GTACCTCCTGA